A genome region from Nitrosopumilus oxyclinae includes the following:
- a CDS encoding EMC3/TMCO1 family protein — protein sequence MDFNFILLFIDVIHLQMPDFLGGERGALGSDDPIIKGVILSMFAVSGFGILLNIFNAAVRKKMVDQVKLKRIMKETRGWQKERMAAMRAKDQAKIAELGKKSSYMNKMSMEMMQMNMRPMMITFVPLILIFYLVLPQLFSYTVAFSPIPLNVIPGDMFQLTCTAEQALEEGHHCFGKENALYLWAWYFLSSIAFSGIIMRLTKTSMDLS from the coding sequence ATGGATTTCAACTTTATTCTACTCTTTATCGATGTAATACATCTCCAGATGCCAGACTTCCTCGGCGGTGAAAGAGGAGCTTTGGGCAGTGATGATCCTATTATCAAAGGAGTGATTCTCTCAATGTTTGCAGTATCTGGATTTGGTATCTTATTGAACATCTTCAATGCAGCAGTCAGAAAGAAAATGGTAGACCAAGTAAAACTAAAACGAATTATGAAAGAGACTCGTGGATGGCAAAAAGAAAGAATGGCTGCAATGAGGGCAAAAGACCAAGCAAAGATTGCAGAACTTGGAAAAAAATCATCATACATGAACAAAATGTCAATGGAGATGATGCAGATGAATATGAGACCAATGATGATTACATTTGTTCCTTTAATTTTGATCTTCTATCTAGTATTGCCACAACTATTTTCATACACTGTAGCTTTCTCCCCAATCCCTCTAAATGTAATTCCTGGAGACATGTTCCAATTGACATGTACTGCAGAACAAGCACTTGAAGAAGGACATCATTGTTTTGGTAAAGAAAATGCTTTGTATCTGTGGGCTTGGTATTTCCTTTCATCTATTGCATTTAGTGGAATTATAATGAGACTCACCAAAACATCTATGGATCTCAGTTGA
- a CDS encoding adenylate kinase produces MLYLAENKKVVMVGIPGVGKTTLLTNMEKIIKNHKKSVCVISFGTLMFELAKENGIKDRDELRKLSVSEQQKLQKLAAEKIALHDEDVVIIDTHAFISSSEGYYPGLPEHVLKIIKPTNFVSVSAKPEEIYNRRMKDDTRNRDKITLANIKKELDAQSGMISACSVISGSPVKHILNGEGKVDEAADKIINAIGL; encoded by the coding sequence GTGCTTTACTTGGCAGAAAATAAAAAAGTTGTAATGGTAGGAATCCCGGGTGTTGGGAAAACCACATTGCTAACTAACATGGAGAAAATAATAAAAAATCATAAAAAAAGTGTCTGCGTTATTAGTTTTGGAACTTTGATGTTTGAGCTTGCAAAAGAAAATGGCATTAAAGATAGAGATGAGTTACGAAAACTATCTGTATCTGAACAACAAAAACTACAAAAACTTGCAGCAGAAAAAATTGCCTTACATGATGAAGATGTCGTAATTATTGATACACATGCATTCATCAGTTCTTCAGAAGGATACTATCCTGGTTTACCTGAACACGTTCTCAAAATTATAAAACCTACAAACTTTGTCTCAGTTTCTGCAAAACCTGAAGAAATTTACAATAGACGAATGAAAGATGATACTCGAAATAGGGATAAAATCACTTTGGCCAACATTAAGAAGGAGTTAGATGCTCAATCAGGTATGATTTCAGCCTGCTCAGTAATTTCAGGCTCACCTGTTAAGCATATTCTAAATGGTGAGGGAAAGGTTGATGAGGCGGCTGATAAAATCATTAATGCAATAGGACTGTAA
- a CDS encoding 50S ribosomal protein L30, translated as MVNAYLVVRIKGQADCPYWATTTMTLLKLDKKYRATILPAKDNTLGMLRKVQHYVSWVEIDASLATELLDKKARKGGYQKVTDEDLKELGFASTKELGAALAEGKATLSKLKPLKPWFALAPPVHGFKKSTKKLYGQKGVLGQNKELDTIVRRMI; from the coding sequence ATGGTAAATGCATATCTTGTTGTTAGAATAAAAGGTCAAGCAGATTGTCCATACTGGGCAACCACCACTATGACTTTGTTGAAATTAGACAAAAAATATCGTGCAACTATTCTTCCTGCCAAAGACAATACTTTGGGAATGCTTAGAAAAGTACAACACTATGTTTCTTGGGTTGAAATTGATGCATCTTTAGCAACTGAGTTGCTAGACAAGAAAGCAAGAAAAGGTGGTTATCAAAAAGTAACTGATGAAGATTTGAAAGAATTAGGATTTGCAAGTACTAAAGAACTTGGAGCAGCATTGGCTGAAGGTAAAGCAACATTATCAAAATTAAAACCACTCAAACCTTGGTTTGCTTTAGCACCACCTGTTCACGGATTCAAAAAAAGTACAAAGAAACTTTATGGACAAAAAGGTGTTCTTGGACAAAATAAAGAACTTGACACTATAGTAAGGAGAATGATTTAA
- a CDS encoding Vms1/Ankzf1 family peptidyl-tRNA hydrolase: protein MNTLESSEISSTEWISINQFIHEIKSINSTCVSVYYPYGKGSEIISLLTENKRSETVERIESKIEKRILELKKDPSLLGKFAETLCIFGWVNNDKIIIKEIGTSKKLPYIYMKSKKPYIKPFNDVLKTNYDVLLVTLDQKTARIQKFHGSQILQEAKLKIDLQGRHKKGGQSQGRFLRARQTKIHVFFKKVANKIKTMDSNSELLLLGGSGPAKTEFFDELDSELMKKCRFVENLSFSTPSKEIHEKIIHHLYQHRRKHVVELLAKYETLVKDGLTAKRNAVIYKALEKGAVDILIVSANYHTNSQFKNIVKMLELAKNTSCKIEFAVSPNVIKKLEIDNSVLAILRYRIK, encoded by the coding sequence TTGAATACTCTGGAATCTTCTGAAATCTCATCAACTGAATGGATATCTATCAATCAGTTTATTCATGAGATAAAATCAATCAACTCTACATGTGTGTCTGTCTATTATCCATACGGTAAGGGATCTGAAATAATTTCTTTACTAACAGAAAACAAACGTAGTGAAACTGTTGAGAGAATTGAATCTAAAATAGAGAAAAGAATTCTAGAATTAAAAAAGGACCCATCATTACTTGGAAAATTTGCAGAAACTCTTTGTATTTTTGGTTGGGTAAATAATGATAAAATAATAATTAAAGAGATTGGAACATCAAAAAAACTTCCTTACATCTACATGAAAAGTAAAAAACCATACATCAAGCCATTCAATGATGTTCTAAAAACAAATTATGATGTTTTGTTAGTAACCCTTGATCAAAAGACTGCAAGAATACAAAAATTTCATGGCAGTCAGATTTTACAAGAAGCAAAACTCAAAATTGATTTACAGGGTAGGCATAAAAAAGGAGGACAAAGTCAGGGGAGATTTTTGAGGGCAAGGCAAACAAAAATTCATGTTTTCTTTAAGAAAGTTGCAAATAAAATTAAAACAATGGATTCTAATTCAGAATTACTTTTGTTGGGTGGTTCTGGTCCTGCAAAAACAGAATTTTTCGATGAACTTGATTCAGAATTAATGAAAAAATGCAGATTTGTAGAAAACCTGTCTTTTTCAACTCCGTCTAAAGAAATCCATGAGAAAATTATCCATCATCTATACCAGCATAGGAGAAAACATGTAGTTGAGTTGCTTGCAAAATATGAAACTCTAGTCAAGGATGGGCTAACTGCAAAAAGAAATGCTGTCATTTACAAAGCACTGGAAAAGGGAGCAGTTGATATCTTGATAGTTTCAGCCAATTATCACACCAATTCTCAATTCAAAAATATTGTAAAAATGCTTGAACTTGCAAAAAATACTTCTTGCAAAATAGAATTTGCAGTATCTCCAAATGTCATTAAAAAATTAGAGATTGATAATTCTGTTTTGGCAATTCTCAGATATAGAATAAAATAA
- a CDS encoding uL15m family ribosomal protein, translated as MATRLRKTRRLRGGRHMGWGQVGQHRASGHKGGLGITGMKKHHRSTMIKEDQDHYGHDIPKTPHPNIIKNWASLRDLDDLFIKFGKEEGGKKIVDLANAGYKKLLGGGKITNAYSVKVEQFTASAEEKLKAVGGEVLTENG; from the coding sequence ATGGCAACTAGATTAAGAAAAACAAGACGACTTAGAGGCGGACGACACATGGGATGGGGACAAGTAGGTCAACACCGTGCAAGTGGTCACAAAGGTGGTCTTGGAATTACTGGTATGAAAAAACATCATAGAAGTACTATGATTAAAGAAGACCAAGATCATTATGGCCATGATATACCTAAAACACCTCACCCAAATATTATCAAAAACTGGGCAAGTCTTAGAGATCTAGATGACCTGTTCATAAAATTCGGTAAAGAAGAAGGAGGCAAAAAAATTGTAGACCTTGCAAATGCAGGGTACAAAAAACTCCTCGGTGGCGGAAAGATAACAAATGCTTATTCCGTCAAAGTTGAACAATTTACTGCATCTGCTGAAGAAAAACTAAAAGCTGTTGGGGGAGAAGTGTTAACTGAAAATGGCTGA
- a CDS encoding RNA-guided pseudouridylation complex pseudouridine synthase subunit Cbf5 yields MTLKQLQNLVEIDQDITDDAYGTYYDKRSIEQLLNYGIILLDKPPGPTSHETVAWTKRLLKLPKIGHSGTLDPQVSGVLPLGLGEATKALGVLLYGPKEYHALGRVHSLPSKEKLNEIVEMFRGEIFQKPPQRSAVLRQTRTRTIYEFEIIEQKERLLLTRILCEAGTYIRKLYYDIGEILGPGATMVELRRTRVDQFSERDGLVTLHELADAFAIWEEKKDDTKLLKMIKPVEYALSELKSVVVRDSAVDAMCHGAQLAIPGILQISQNLKKGDIVGVYTQKGEAVALAEATMSEEEIKDATKGYAFETKRIIMAPKTYPKKWRTKPTPPKD; encoded by the coding sequence ATGACGCTAAAACAATTACAAAACCTTGTAGAAATTGATCAAGACATCACTGATGATGCATACGGAACATATTATGATAAAAGATCAATTGAGCAATTACTAAATTACGGAATTATTCTTTTGGATAAACCTCCTGGTCCTACAAGTCATGAGACTGTTGCATGGACAAAACGACTCTTAAAACTTCCAAAGATTGGTCACAGTGGTACACTTGATCCTCAAGTTTCTGGAGTTTTACCTTTAGGTTTAGGTGAGGCAACAAAAGCACTGGGAGTTTTACTGTATGGTCCTAAAGAGTATCATGCACTAGGACGAGTTCATTCTCTTCCATCAAAAGAAAAATTAAATGAAATTGTTGAAATGTTTAGAGGAGAGATTTTCCAAAAGCCTCCACAACGTTCTGCAGTATTGAGACAAACAAGAACCAGAACCATCTATGAATTTGAGATAATTGAACAAAAAGAGAGATTACTGTTAACTAGAATTTTATGCGAAGCTGGAACTTACATTAGAAAACTATACTATGATATCGGAGAAATTTTGGGCCCTGGTGCAACTATGGTTGAGCTTAGAAGAACTCGAGTTGATCAATTCTCTGAGCGTGATGGTTTGGTAACTTTGCATGAACTTGCAGATGCATTTGCAATCTGGGAGGAGAAAAAAGACGATACTAAACTCTTGAAGATGATTAAACCCGTTGAATATGCTCTTAGTGAATTAAAATCTGTAGTAGTTAGAGATTCTGCAGTTGATGCAATGTGTCATGGTGCGCAACTGGCAATTCCTGGAATTTTACAAATCTCTCAAAATCTCAAAAAAGGCGATATCGTTGGAGTTTATACACAAAAAGGTGAAGCCGTAGCTTTGGCCGAAGCTACAATGTCTGAGGAGGAAATCAAAGATGCTACTAAAGGATATGCATTTGAAACAAAAAGAATTATCATGGCACCTAAAACTTATCCTAAAAAATGGAGAACAAAACCAACACCTCCAAAGGATTAA
- a CDS encoding 2-hydroxyacid dehydrogenase gives MKKKVFLTRTLHDFALKELRKKYQIEIHSGQIPIPQTKLRSKIKDIDGLICFPYDKINKEMIDEGKNLKVISTYSVGFDHIDTLYAKEKKIRIGYTPEVLTDATADLAFSLLLDIARRTTEGDRIIRDGRWREIYGAYDYVGVDLQGKTIGILGLGRIGSTLAKRAKAFDMKIIYHNRKHASKSKEKSLGAKYVSFEKLIAESDFLSIHVPHTKETDRLFDMKILKKMKKTSFLINTSRGKVVNEKDLATALKKKIISGAGLDVFENEPIKKNHPFVKLPNIILAPHIGSSTKETRMKMAEITVKNLNLGINGKKPIYSVGY, from the coding sequence ATGAAAAAGAAAGTTTTCCTTACAAGGACTTTACATGATTTTGCACTAAAAGAGTTGAGAAAAAAATATCAAATTGAAATTCATTCAGGTCAAATCCCAATTCCACAAACTAAGCTACGATCAAAGATTAAAGATATTGACGGATTGATTTGTTTTCCATATGATAAAATCAACAAAGAGATGATTGATGAGGGTAAAAATCTCAAAGTTATCAGTACATACAGTGTAGGTTTTGATCATATAGATACTCTATACGCTAAAGAAAAGAAAATCCGCATAGGGTACACCCCAGAAGTTTTAACAGATGCGACAGCAGATTTAGCTTTTTCATTATTGCTTGATATTGCTAGAAGAACAACTGAAGGAGATAGAATCATCAGAGATGGCAGATGGAGAGAAATCTACGGTGCATATGATTATGTTGGTGTAGACCTTCAAGGAAAAACAATTGGGATTTTAGGTTTAGGTAGAATCGGCAGTACACTTGCAAAGCGAGCAAAGGCATTTGATATGAAAATAATATATCACAACAGAAAACATGCTTCAAAATCTAAAGAAAAATCCCTTGGTGCAAAATATGTCTCATTTGAAAAGCTAATCGCTGAGAGTGATTTTCTTTCAATACATGTGCCTCACACAAAAGAGACAGACAGATTGTTTGACATGAAAATTTTAAAAAAAATGAAAAAAACATCATTTCTAATCAACACATCAAGGGGAAAAGTAGTAAATGAGAAAGATCTTGCCACAGCATTAAAGAAAAAAATCATTTCAGGTGCAGGCTTGGATGTTTTTGAAAACGAACCAATCAAGAAAAACCACCCATTTGTAAAATTACCAAACATCATACTTGCCCCACACATAGGAAGCTCTACAAAAGAGACAAGGATGAAAATGGCTGAAATTACAGTAAAGAATTTGAATCTAGGAATTAATGGAAAAAAACCAATCTATTCAGTAGGATATTGA
- a CDS encoding AAA family ATPase, which yields MTKSIVISGPPAVGKTTVAKGLAEEFQLKYLSGGDVLKEMAEEHGFDSKGDDWWDTEEGMKFLKQREENSEFDKKLDEKLIDFFDKGGMVITSYTLPWLIKDGIRIWLEGSHESSTKRMQSRDSMSPEDAYEITKKRFDRNKALYKKLYDFDFGEDKSVFDLIINTDNLTAKQVIDVTKETVRKLL from the coding sequence TTGACCAAATCTATAGTTATTTCTGGTCCTCCCGCAGTAGGCAAAACAACTGTTGCTAAAGGATTAGCAGAAGAATTTCAATTAAAATATCTTAGTGGTGGCGATGTCCTAAAAGAAATGGCAGAAGAACACGGATTTGATTCTAAAGGTGATGATTGGTGGGATACAGAAGAGGGAATGAAGTTTCTCAAACAACGCGAAGAAAATTCTGAATTTGATAAAAAACTAGATGAAAAATTAATTGATTTTTTTGACAAGGGTGGAATGGTAATTACCAGTTACACTTTGCCTTGGCTGATTAAAGATGGAATAAGAATTTGGCTTGAGGGTTCTCATGAAAGCAGCACTAAGAGAATGCAGTCAAGGGATAGTATGAGCCCAGAAGATGCATATGAGATTACAAAAAAAAGATTTGATAGGAATAAAGCATTGTACAAGAAATTATATGATTTTGATTTCGGAGAAGACAAATCAGTATTTGATTTAATTATAAATACGGATAATTTAACAGCAAAACAAGTTATTGATGTAACTAAAGAAACTGTGAGAAAATTACTATGA
- a CDS encoding 30S ribosomal protein S5, protein MSQASQTKPGQKPGQGGRGRGPPVYGRGPPGGAKGGDRPRRPRREPEEEVWVPKTILGQKVSSGEISSLEEIIESGLRIQESGIIKKLLPDLKSEVVDVGIIQKMTSNGQSTRFKAIVATGNENGYLGIGQGKSKQMRIAIEKATSQAFLNIQPIKMGCGSWECRCDQKHSVPFKVKGKGGSVTIEIIPAPRGLGLVAGGKIKRLLELAGLKDAWTTAKGSTPTMNSTSKAVLDCLRQTFSQG, encoded by the coding sequence ATGAGTCAAGCATCACAAACTAAACCAGGACAAAAACCAGGACAAGGAGGACGAGGTAGAGGTCCACCAGTTTATGGTAGAGGACCACCAGGTGGAGCTAAAGGTGGAGACCGTCCAAGAAGACCAAGAAGAGAACCAGAAGAAGAAGTTTGGGTACCAAAAACTATTTTGGGACAAAAAGTTTCATCTGGAGAAATATCATCATTAGAAGAAATTATTGAATCTGGATTACGTATTCAAGAATCTGGAATTATCAAGAAACTATTACCTGACTTGAAAAGTGAAGTAGTAGATGTAGGTATCATTCAAAAAATGACTTCAAACGGTCAATCAACTAGATTCAAAGCAATTGTTGCAACAGGTAATGAGAATGGATATTTGGGAATTGGTCAAGGTAAATCAAAACAAATGAGAATTGCAATTGAAAAAGCAACCAGTCAAGCTTTCCTAAACATACAACCAATCAAAATGGGATGTGGCAGTTGGGAATGCAGATGTGATCAAAAACATTCTGTACCATTCAAAGTAAAGGGTAAAGGTGGAAGTGTTACTATAGAAATTATTCCTGCACCTAGAGGATTAGGTCTTGTCGCAGGAGGTAAAATTAAACGATTATTGGAATTAGCCGGTCTCAAAGATGCATGGACCACTGCTAAAGGTTCTACTCCAACTATGAACTCAACTTCTAAAGCCGTATTGGATTGTCTAAGACAGACATTTAGTCAGGGTTGA
- a CDS encoding NAD(P)/FAD-dependent oxidoreductase produces MAHSFDVIIIGGGILGTSISYFLSSLNKSKKIAVIEQAHKVAFHTSGRNTGKVHAPYLYNPIKKKLFAKSAFHGYEMWETYAKLKKLPFKKDGVIEVALDDKGIKVLEKYLKWGKENGLEDSDIELLNKEEIKKTEPEIKCESALCVYKDASTDYSLFTNSIMKDSEKNGTTLLLDTRVTKIRKGKDRWTITIDGEHEIHTKFLINAAGGEAVDIAHSMGVAKKVTDVHFRGEYWKVPKAYNNLTKSSVYSVPEFPDYPFLDPHWILRVDGSCEIGPNAVPVFSPYGYDKVENIKEFFPKMLEMLGSGARKAIFDKQFQELAVNEIQSSMSKSAMVNRVKKFLPKIDADKITEKGTAGIRSSIIDEGGKFVPDVIQIDDEASFHILNYNSPGATGALPFAAHIVNHLHEEGFFQCEDTEAQCGPWKFNEIIQKIH; encoded by the coding sequence TTGGCACATAGTTTTGATGTTATTATTATCGGAGGGGGAATTCTTGGAACTTCGATATCGTATTTTTTATCATCTCTAAATAAATCAAAAAAAATAGCAGTTATTGAACAAGCTCACAAGGTTGCTTTTCATACAAGTGGAAGAAATACTGGAAAAGTTCATGCTCCATATCTATACAATCCAATAAAGAAAAAATTATTTGCAAAATCAGCATTTCATGGTTATGAGATGTGGGAAACATATGCAAAACTAAAAAAATTACCATTCAAAAAAGATGGAGTAATCGAAGTTGCATTAGATGATAAAGGAATCAAGGTTCTTGAAAAATATCTAAAGTGGGGAAAAGAAAATGGTTTAGAAGATAGCGACATCGAACTATTAAACAAAGAAGAAATAAAAAAAACAGAGCCGGAAATTAAATGTGAATCTGCATTATGTGTTTACAAAGATGCATCTACAGATTATTCTTTATTTACAAATTCAATAATGAAAGACAGTGAAAAAAATGGTACAACACTTTTGCTTGATACGAGAGTTACAAAGATAAGAAAAGGAAAAGATAGATGGACAATTACAATAGATGGTGAACATGAAATTCATACAAAATTTCTAATCAATGCTGCAGGAGGAGAAGCAGTAGACATTGCACACAGTATGGGAGTTGCAAAAAAAGTTACAGATGTACATTTCAGAGGTGAGTATTGGAAAGTTCCCAAAGCATACAACAACCTTACAAAATCTAGCGTGTATTCAGTACCTGAATTTCCAGATTATCCATTCTTAGATCCACATTGGATTCTCAGAGTAGATGGCAGTTGTGAGATTGGTCCCAATGCAGTACCTGTATTCAGCCCATACGGATACGATAAGGTAGAAAACATCAAAGAATTCTTTCCAAAGATGCTAGAGATGTTAGGCTCTGGTGCAAGAAAAGCAATTTTTGATAAACAATTTCAAGAACTTGCAGTAAATGAAATACAATCATCCATGTCAAAAAGTGCAATGGTCAATAGAGTAAAAAAATTCTTGCCGAAAATAGATGCTGACAAAATAACTGAAAAAGGTACAGCAGGAATAAGATCTTCAATCATCGATGAGGGAGGGAAATTTGTGCCAGATGTAATTCAGATTGATGATGAAGCATCATTTCATATTTTAAATTATAATTCACCAGGGGCAACAGGTGCTTTGCCATTTGCTGCACACATTGTAAATCATCTACATGAGGAAGGATTCTTTCAATGTGAAGACACTGAAGCGCAATGCGGTCCTTGGAAGTTCAATGAAATAATCCAAAAAATACACTAG
- the secY gene encoding preprotein translocase subunit SecY, with protein MAEGTLTATIRKIVFKAEPYLPQVPKPKKKIPLQVRLLWCGIALLIYMIMGQTPLFGATAPQFDFLAFARVIFASQQGTLVELGIGPIVTAGLLMQLLRGSDILKFDFKKPEERGIFQTATKLVTYVVIVAESIVYAIAVYGPGVTEPYVMYVLIGQLMAASIIIMFLDELIQKGWGLGSGISLFIMAGVAQQILWSMFSPLPAGDGGMIGIIPYLIESLTGSGNIENVFFRSNQLPSIFGLFLTAGVLLVLVFTQGIKIEIPIVSTKYRGFSAVYPIKLMYVSNIPVILASALTANAVFIFQMLWANMNPRNNNFFMNFVAQFDPTSPNTPVGGIIYYITPPRGLDVAALDPMRAVGYVLFMIGIVIVFGRLWVELGGLSPKSAAQNLLDADVQIPGFRRSNAPVEALLNKYIPSVTIIGSAILGGLAGVSDVLGVFGSGIGILLMVDILINYYTQLVREQVEVVMPRLGALLGRK; from the coding sequence ATGGCTGAGGGTACACTCACTGCAACTATTCGAAAAATCGTTTTCAAAGCAGAACCATATTTACCACAAGTTCCAAAACCTAAAAAGAAAATTCCACTACAGGTAAGGCTACTCTGGTGTGGAATTGCATTACTTATCTACATGATAATGGGTCAGACTCCACTATTTGGAGCAACTGCACCTCAATTTGATTTCCTAGCCTTTGCTAGAGTTATTTTTGCATCACAACAAGGAACCCTAGTTGAACTGGGTATAGGGCCGATAGTTACAGCTGGACTCTTGATGCAATTGTTGAGAGGTTCAGACATTCTAAAATTTGATTTCAAAAAACCAGAAGAGAGAGGAATCTTTCAGACTGCAACTAAACTTGTAACATATGTCGTAATTGTTGCTGAATCAATTGTATACGCTATTGCAGTATACGGTCCTGGAGTTACAGAGCCATATGTCATGTATGTCCTGATAGGGCAGCTGATGGCAGCGTCGATTATCATCATGTTCCTCGATGAACTAATTCAGAAAGGATGGGGATTAGGAAGTGGAATCAGTCTGTTCATTATGGCAGGTGTAGCTCAGCAAATTCTTTGGAGTATGTTCAGTCCGTTGCCTGCTGGAGATGGAGGAATGATTGGTATTATTCCATATCTTATCGAATCTTTGACTGGCAGTGGAAATATTGAAAATGTCTTCTTCCGTTCAAATCAATTGCCGAGTATCTTTGGATTGTTCCTTACCGCAGGAGTATTGCTAGTGCTTGTATTTACTCAAGGAATCAAAATTGAAATTCCAATTGTCTCTACAAAATACAGAGGATTTTCAGCAGTTTATCCTATCAAGTTAATGTACGTTTCAAACATTCCAGTAATTTTAGCATCAGCACTTACTGCAAACGCAGTTTTCATCTTCCAGATGCTGTGGGCAAACATGAACCCGCGTAACAATAATTTCTTCATGAACTTTGTCGCACAATTTGATCCTACTAGTCCTAACACTCCAGTTGGAGGTATCATTTACTACATCACTCCGCCAAGAGGTTTGGATGTTGCAGCATTAGATCCAATGCGTGCAGTAGGTTATGTTCTGTTTATGATTGGAATTGTAATTGTGTTCGGTAGATTGTGGGTCGAGCTTGGTGGTTTGTCACCAAAGAGTGCGGCTCAAAACTTACTTGATGCAGATGTGCAAATTCCTGGATTTAGAAGATCAAATGCACCAGTTGAAGCATTACTAAACAAATACATCCCATCAGTTACCATCATTGGTTCTGCAATTTTGGGTGGATTAGCCGGAGTATCAGATGTCCTTGGCGTCTTTGGTTCTGGAATCGGTATTTTACTTATGGTCGATATTCTCATCAACTATTACACACAGTTAGTCCGAGAACAAGTTGAAGTCGTCATGCCGCGTTTGGGTGCTTTACTTGGCAGAAAATAA
- a CDS encoding ChuX/HutX family heme-like substrate-binding protein, whose translation MLLELLSDLIKIDDILLIIKNNGATSEIRSDSLSIRQKDKWITIGDNDGPAHMHLNSEVVKSAEFIQEQKPDKISFSVRFFDEGGERILAAFFTKMYDDSKQLVAERKKLYDQLNQKFSSSIKF comes from the coding sequence ATGCTTTTAGAATTATTATCTGATTTGATAAAAATTGATGATATTTTACTTATCATAAAAAATAATGGCGCCACAAGTGAGATTCGAAGTGATTCTCTTAGTATTAGACAAAAGGACAAATGGATTACTATTGGAGATAATGACGGACCAGCACACATGCATCTAAACTCTGAGGTAGTAAAATCCGCAGAATTTATTCAAGAACAGAAACCTGACAAAATTAGTTTCAGTGTCAGATTCTTTGATGAAGGCGGTGAACGTATTCTTGCAGCATTTTTTACAAAGATGTATGATGATTCAAAACAATTGGTTGCTGAAAGAAAAAAACTCTATGATCAACTAAACCAAAAATTTTCTTCTAGTATTAAATTTTAA